The DNA segment TGGTCCACCAATCCAAGTGACTGTGCCTCTCTTCCACTGAAAATCCGCCCGTCGGCTATTGCTTCAACCTTTTTACGATCTATTTTTCTGCCCTCGGCCACCACGTCGATAAACTGGTTGTGTACATCGTCAAGCATCGATTGAAGGATCCGGCGCTCAGAATCTGTCATCTCGCGGGTAGGAGAAGCGAGGTCCTTATGCTGACCGCTCTTAACGACCACTGACTTCACTCCGATCTTTTGCAAGAGACCAGATATATTCGGAACTTGGAGCAGCACCCCTATGCTTCCAGTGATAGATCCGGGATTAGCCACAATGAGATCCGTTGCGCTCGCTATGTAGTACCCACCTGAAGCTGCAAGGCTTCCCACGGATGTGACTATAGGTATCTTGTTGACCCGGCGACTCTTGAGAATTTCTTCATGGATCTCCTGAGAAGGCGCCACACCGCCCCCTGGACTGTTGATCCTGATGACGATGGCCTTGACGGATGGGTTCATTCGGTATTTTTCGAGCTGCTCGATAACCTCCCTTGAATCCAGGATGGCCCCTTCGACCGTGATCAGCGCGACCTTGCTTCCGCCCAACTGCTCCCATCTGCCAAGTGAGAAGGCCAGGCTGAACAGGACCAGCAAGCTCACGAACACTGCCAGGCTGACGATCAACCAAGTTCGCTTCATCGCCCCGCTCTCCTCTACGAGGCTTCGAGTTCCTCCCCCTGGGGATCGGATGGGTGCTGATCTGGGGGGGCCTGGTCAGTAGTCTTGTTGGTGGCGTTCTGGCTATCAAGATAGGCGCGAAGGCTCAGTCCAAGCTTACGCTCGTTAGCGTCCAACTTGATGATCTTGAGCGAGAACTCCTGGTCGATGGAAACCACATCCTCGGGCTTAGCTACTCGTTCATGGCTCAGTTCGGAGATATGGAGAAGCCCTTCCACACCGTCTTCCAATTCGACGAAGGCCCCAAAATCGGTCAGACGGACCACCTTGGCTTTCACGTCCATGCCTACCTGGTACTTATCGAGGACGGTAGATTGCCATGGGTCGGGCTGGCTTTGCTTCAGGCCGAGGGAGATTCGACGATTCGTTTTATCGGTGTGCAAGACAACCGCCTCAACTTTGTCTCCTCGCTTTAAGATCTCAGAGGGGTGTCGGACCCGCTTGGTCCAGGACATATCGGACACATGAATCAGTCCGTCTATCCCCTCGTCCAACTCAACGAACGCGCCGAAGTCGGTAAGGTTCCTGACGGTCCCTTCGACGCGCATCCCCACCGGGTAGCTTTCCTCGATCGACAGCCATGGGTTGGGTTCGATCTGGCGAAGCCCTAATGAGATCCGCTTATTGACCTTGTCGACATCCAAGACCATAATCTCTATAGAGTCCCCGACTGAGACGATCTTAGAGGGGTGTTTCACCCGCTGGGTCCAAGACATTTCAGAGATATGAACCAGCCCCTCGATCCCCTCAGCGAGCTCAACGAAGGCGCCGTAGTCGGTCAGACTCACTACTTTGCCGCGAATACGGGAGCTGATAGGAAACCGCTGATCGACATCCTCCCACGGGTCCTTCAAGCGCTGCTTGTGGCCAAGGGACACGCGTTCCGCTACCCGGTCGAACTTAAGGACCACGACCTCGATCTCATCACCGACGGTGAAGAGCTCGGAAGGATGACCGACGCGGCCCCAGGACATATCGGTGATATGAAGCAACCCGTCCAGTCCGCCGAGGTCAATGAACGCGCCGTACTCAGTAATGTTCTTGACCTTACCTCGGATGATTTTTCCCTCTTCCAGCGATTGCAGGGTCTTATCCTTGAGCCCTCGCCGCTCCTCCTCGAGTAACTCCCGTCGGGACAACACGATATTGCCTCGACGCTGATTTAATTTTATCACTTTCATCGGGAAGCTCTTCCCGATCAATCTATCGAGGTCGCGGACAGGTCGGAGATCAACCTGGGAGCCCGGGAGAAAGGCCCTCACGCCAATATCTACCGTCAAACCACCTTTTGTGCGGCCCAAGATCATTCCGCTAATCGCTTCTCCCTGCTCATAGGCCAGACGAATATCATCCCAGACCTTGGTCTTTTCCGCTTTCTCTCTCGAGAGGACAATGAGGCCATCGTTATCCTCTTTCTGCTCCAAGTAGACATCGACAACATCCCCAACCTTAACCGTAAGTTCTCCAGAGGGAGACAGGAACTCCTTGATTGGTACGGCCCCTTCAGACTTATAGCCGATATCGATCAGGACCATTTCGTTCCTGATCTCCAGCACAGTCCCCTTGA comes from the Candidatus Methylomirabilis limnetica genome and includes:
- the sppA gene encoding signal peptide peptidase SppA; the encoded protein is MKRTWLIVSLAVFVSLLVLFSLAFSLGRWEQLGGSKVALITVEGAILDSREVIEQLEKYRMNPSVKAIVIRINSPGGGVAPSQEIHEEILKSRRVNKIPIVTSVGSLAASGGYYIASATDLIVANPGSITGSIGVLLQVPNISGLLQKIGVKSVVVKSGQHKDLASPTREMTDSERRILQSMLDDVHNQFIDVVAEGRKIDRKKVEAIADGRIFSGREAQSLGLVDQLGNLQDAIDQAGTLAGIRGKPTVIQERKRRPFLLDLVRGLSPLDINLPIHSPLTLSVNYLLG
- a CDS encoding 30S ribosomal protein S1; translation: MMSETGKLEEAMYTSTDELDRELHDQEHSQEMADLYAQSLQEIAEGEIVKGTVLEIRNEMVLIDIGYKSEGAVPIKEFLSPSGELTVKVGDVVDVYLEQKEDNDGLIVLSREKAEKTKVWDDIRLAYEQGEAISGMILGRTKGGLTVDIGVRAFLPGSQVDLRPVRDLDRLIGKSFPMKVIKLNQRRGNIVLSRRELLEEERRGLKDKTLQSLEEGKIIRGKVKNITEYGAFIDLGGLDGLLHITDMSWGRVGHPSELFTVGDEIEVVVLKFDRVAERVSLGHKQRLKDPWEDVDQRFPISSRIRGKVVSLTDYGAFVELAEGIEGLVHISEMSWTQRVKHPSKIVSVGDSIEIMVLDVDKVNKRISLGLRQIEPNPWLSIEESYPVGMRVEGTVRNLTDFGAFVELDEGIDGLIHVSDMSWTKRVRHPSEILKRGDKVEAVVLHTDKTNRRISLGLKQSQPDPWQSTVLDKYQVGMDVKAKVVRLTDFGAFVELEDGVEGLLHISELSHERVAKPEDVVSIDQEFSLKIIKLDANERKLGLSLRAYLDSQNATNKTTDQAPPDQHPSDPQGEELEAS